The DNA sequence ATTCTACCGATCAATACGTCGGAGCAGCCCTTCTTTTGTTCTCTTCTGTAATGTTGTTGTTTTGGTATGTCTTAAGGATTTTAATGTCCAGAAGAAGCTAGAAATATAAAGATGATTTTATCTAAAAAATATAAAAACCCAGATATTACTTCTGGGTTTTTTGTTGATTGATATCGTTTTTTTAAACTGAATATTTGTAATTATAGATCGAATTTCTATCAAGGACAATATCTACAATCTCGATTTTTTCGGATTCAAATAGGTTTTAAAAATCATCACGTTTTGACCAAATTCTTTTAAAATTCTCTCGGTAATATTCGTCAATTCAATTTCGACGAAATCCTGGCGTTTTTCTTCATTTTCAAAAATCAAAAGCAGGTTCGTGTTTTTACCTTCTGAGATCATCTCGCTTTCAACTTCTGAAAGGATGTATTTTTCGGCGTCGATTAAATTTTCAACCATTTGATGAAGGTCGGATTTCATGTATTGATCCCACTCTTTACTGATGCTTTCGGTGGTGTGAAAGGTGATGCTTAAAACGCTCATTTTTTTAACTTTTTTTATGATTCTCGGAGGAAATTATAGCGCAAAAATCGGGATTTTTTTCGTACTTTAGCACGTTATTAAAATCTGAATTATAAGAAAAGTCAAGTCTAATTGTAAGTGCTTGATTTTCATTTTATTAAAATATTATGCATACAGAAGGAGAAAGGTTAATTCCTATCAACATTGTTGATGAAATGAAATCCTCTTATATCGATTATTCGATGTCGGTAATTGTTTCCAGAGCGTTACCCGATGTAAGAGATGGCTTGAAGCCGGTTCACAGAAGAGTTCTTTACGGAATGTACGGATTGAACGTTTTTTCAAACAGAAAACATTTAAAGTCAGCGAGAATCGTAGGAGATGTTCTCGGTAAGTATCACCCACACGGTGATACCTCCGTTTACGATGCGATGGTAAGAATGGCGCAGCCTTGGAGTTTGCGTTATCAACTGGTTGACGGACAGGGTAACTTTGGGTCTGTAGATGGTGATCCGCCAGCAGCAATGCGTTATACTGAAGCAAGAATGAAAAAGATTTCAGATGAAATTTTAGCAGATCTTGATAAAGATACCGTTGACTTTCAAAATAACTTTGATGATTCCATGACGGAACCTTCTGTTATGCCAACGAAAATCCCTAACCTTTTGGTGAATGGAACTTCGGGTATTGCAGTGGGAATGGCGACCAATATGGCACCGCATAACCTTACTGAATCTATCGACGCCATTTGTGCGTATATCGATAATCCAGAAATTACGATTGATGAGTTGATGAAACATATCAGCGCTCCCGATTTTCCAACTGGTGGAATTATATATGGTTACGACGGTGTTCGTGATGCTTTACATACTGGACGTGGACGAATTGTCTTGCGTGCAAAAGTGGGTTTTGAAGAAATTGGAAATAGAAATGCAATTATCGTAACCGAGCTTCCTTATCAGGTGAACAAGGCGGATATGATTGCCAGAACAGCAGAACTTGTAAAAGATGACAAGATTATTGGGATTTATGAAATCCGTGATGAATCTGACAGACAAGGAATGCGTGTCGTTTATGAACTTAAACATGATGCGATACCGAATGTAGTTTTAAATATGCTTTATAAATATACGGCATTACAAACTTCATTCAGTGTTAATAATATTGCCTTGGTTAAAGGGCGTCCGGTACAGTTAAATGTTAAGGATTTAATTCTTCATTTTGTAGATCACAGACATGAAGTAATTGTTCGTAGAACGAAATATGATTTAAGAAAAGCGAGAGAAAGAGCGCATATTCTTGAAGGTTTCATGAAAGTGATTGGAACTCAAGATTCTTTAGATAAAGCAATTGCAATTATTCGTCACAGTTCAAATCCAGCGGAAGCAAAAGAAGGTTTGATGAACGAATTCGAGCTTTCTGACATTCAGGCGCAAGCAATCTTAGATTTAAGGTTAGCTCGTTTGACTGGGATGGAACTCGATAAGATCCGTGCAGAATATGATGAGATCATGGCGTTAATTAATGATTTAGAAGATATTTTGGCCAATGAGCCAAGAAGATATCAGATCATTAAAGACGAAATGTTAGACATGAAAGAAAAGTACGGTGACGAAAGAAGAACGGAAATTGATTATTCAGGAGGCGAAATGTCGATTGAAGATTTAATTCCAGACGAAAAAGTAGTTCTTACGATTTCTCATGCAGGTTATATTAAAAGAACTTCGCTTTCAGAATATAAAGTACAGAGTAGAGGTGGCGTAGGAAACCGTGCAGCAACAACCAGAGATGAAGATTTCCTGGAATATATTGTAGCGGCAACCAATCACCAGTACATGCTCTTCTTTACCGAAAAAGGTAAATGTTTCTGGTTAAGAGTATTTGAAATTCCTGAAGGTTCTAAAATTTCAAAAGGTAGAGCTGTTCAGAATTTAATTAATATCGAACCGGATGATAAAATTAAAGCCTACATCAGAACCAATGATTTAAAGGATCAAGAATATATTAATAAAATGAATGTCGTGATGATTACCAAAAACGGAACCATCAAGAAAACTTCATTAGAAGCCTATTCAAGACCTAGAACAAATGGGGTGAATGCTATAGAAATTAGAGAAAACGATCAACTTCTAGGTGCAAGATTAACAGATGGAAATTCTGAAATCATGATTGCAACCAAAGATGGTAAATGTATTCGTTTCCCAGAAGAGAAAGCCAGAGCGGTAGGACGTGGTTCCATCGGTGTTCGTGGTATTTCTTTGGGAGAAGGTGACGAAGTTATTGGTATGATCGTTGTGAACGATGTCGAGAATGAAACCGTTTTAGTGGTTTCTGAAAAAGGATACGGGAAACGTACGGCGGTAGAAGACTACCGAATTACCAACCGTGGCGGGAAAGGAGTAATTACTTTAAATGTTACCGAGAAAACTGGTAATCTGATCGCAATTCAAATGGTAACCGACGAAGATGGTCTAATGATCATCAACAAGTCTGGTGTTGCAATTAGAATGGGAATGGATGAAATGCGGGTAATGGGTAGGAATACTCAAGGTGTGAAAGTAATCAACTTGAAAAAGAATGATGAAATTGCTGCCATCGCGAAAGTAGAAATGGATAAAGAAGTAATCATTGAAGAAGGAGAAATAGTGGAAGGTGCAGAAGATGCGGAAGGAACTCCAATCGCGGAAACTGACTCAACGACTGAAACTGATTTAACTACCGAAGCTGACCCAACTATTGAGATCGAAAACAATCAAAACGAAGAAAATGAAGATTCAGAAGACGAATCTGCCGAATAATAAATTACCCAATTTTTAATTAAAATAAAATGAAAAAAATATTTTTAAGCGCCGCAATGCTTGCCGTTGCATTAGCATTTGGACAAAAAAAGGAAATCGCAGCAGCCGTAAAAGCAATTGATGCTGGAGATATCGCTACTACAAATGCACAAGTTGCACAAGCAGAAAGTGCGATGGG is a window from the Kaistella flava (ex Peng et al. 2021) genome containing:
- a CDS encoding DUF4286 family protein codes for the protein MSVLSITFHTTESISKEWDQYMKSDLHQMVENLIDAEKYILSEVESEMISEGKNTNLLLIFENEEKRQDFVEIELTNITERILKEFGQNVMIFKTYLNPKKSRL
- the gyrA gene encoding DNA gyrase subunit A, whose translation is MHTEGERLIPINIVDEMKSSYIDYSMSVIVSRALPDVRDGLKPVHRRVLYGMYGLNVFSNRKHLKSARIVGDVLGKYHPHGDTSVYDAMVRMAQPWSLRYQLVDGQGNFGSVDGDPPAAMRYTEARMKKISDEILADLDKDTVDFQNNFDDSMTEPSVMPTKIPNLLVNGTSGIAVGMATNMAPHNLTESIDAICAYIDNPEITIDELMKHISAPDFPTGGIIYGYDGVRDALHTGRGRIVLRAKVGFEEIGNRNAIIVTELPYQVNKADMIARTAELVKDDKIIGIYEIRDESDRQGMRVVYELKHDAIPNVVLNMLYKYTALQTSFSVNNIALVKGRPVQLNVKDLILHFVDHRHEVIVRRTKYDLRKARERAHILEGFMKVIGTQDSLDKAIAIIRHSSNPAEAKEGLMNEFELSDIQAQAILDLRLARLTGMELDKIRAEYDEIMALINDLEDILANEPRRYQIIKDEMLDMKEKYGDERRTEIDYSGGEMSIEDLIPDEKVVLTISHAGYIKRTSLSEYKVQSRGGVGNRAATTRDEDFLEYIVAATNHQYMLFFTEKGKCFWLRVFEIPEGSKISKGRAVQNLINIEPDDKIKAYIRTNDLKDQEYINKMNVVMITKNGTIKKTSLEAYSRPRTNGVNAIEIRENDQLLGARLTDGNSEIMIATKDGKCIRFPEEKARAVGRGSIGVRGISLGEGDEVIGMIVVNDVENETVLVVSEKGYGKRTAVEDYRITNRGGKGVITLNVTEKTGNLIAIQMVTDEDGLMIINKSGVAIRMGMDEMRVMGRNTQGVKVINLKKNDEIAAIAKVEMDKEVIIEEGEIVEGAEDAEGTPIAETDSTTETDLTTEADPTIEIENNQNEENEDSEDESAE